ATTTTAAGTGTTTTAAAGGTTATATTTCAGTCACAACCACCTTCCCATCTCTAAAAGCATTTTACGTGCGAatataaaccaaaaaataattttacctACCATGAGAATTTGGACATATGTACATGGCATAATAAGACAACCTAAGGGAAGATCAATGTAACTCCAGAAAGAAGGGAAGTTTCCATAGTAATGATACACAGGAAACAGAAGCAGAAATACACCTAACCATAAGGCATTCACATCTGCAGTAACATTGTCATCTTAATTATTCAACTTTAATTGAGAACATATAAACAAATGGTTCATTTTGAAGATCAGGGGGGCAGAGTCTCCATACTATAAGATAATAACTCAACTCATAACAGTAAATGATATACATAATCATAAGAACAAATGGTTTGTCAAATCGAGGCATTTGAAAAGTCTAACCTTTGTGTTCATATAAACAGATGATCAAGTTTAATGTGTGGTTAGCTAGGCATGAAGGAGCTGTAAAGGATGATAAGGCGGCGTTGCTGCCACTTTTTCGGTCAAGGCCAAGCAGGAGCCTTGGCCTAACTGGAAAGTATAATAACTTATTTCCCAGTTGGGTTTTGACAAAGTCTTGGTTCAGATGGATTTTCAGGTCCCATCTGGCctttaaaaaatacaaaattggGGACCTATAGTAATTATGCCTTCTCTTCAAGATGTTACAAGGCTTATACAAATTCAAAACCTCTATTTTCAGCATGTTTCTCGTGAAACAAATCAGATCAGGGATCTTTTTCGTGAAGCCCTTTTCAATCGCTCTTATTTTGCCCTTCTACTACGGGGCTAATGAGGCTAGATAAGCTTCTAGATCCAATTATAGGGTTATTTAACTATGTTGAGTGTTGGACCACAAGCcccaaacttttgtttttgaaaCTTCATACAGGAAAGGGAGAGAAGTCCATTCCAAACATTCTTCCAAACATTCCACCATCTCAAGGAACATACTTTTCTGCATAATGGGCATGATCATCTCGAAATCAGACAAAACTCTCCACATGTACTTACTTGGAgccagaaaaattccccagaaacCAGTTCCAAAAAGGTCTATACTCAACCTAAAACATCCATTTACAGGACTTCTACTAAATTTCATACAGCCTTCCATTCAATAAACCCTAAAACTACTCAAGATGAAATAAAGTTACCAACCACCTCAAGTTAAATTTTCCTATAAAAACTTGCACTGTATAACTTCAGTGTATTAACTGTGAACACCACTTGACCAGATAAACCCCACGCACCacaccctccccccccccccccccaaaaaaagaaggaaaaaaaactacTTAACTCAGGgccagaaaaattccccagtATATGCTTCCAAAAAGATCCACTGGAAGAATACCATATAATAGGTCTTTCAATAAAATTCCAATGGATACCATTCAACAAATCCTTTTGCTACTATACACATTATAAAGTTACCCCTAAAACATAGGGACACGTTACAAAACTTGTGCCAAAACCAAGATCCAGTCTATTTATAGGGATCAGAATGTACAAAGCCGCTCAGTCTACACTATCATGTAGGCATACTATGATTCAAGGACAGATGTCAAATCAAGATTGTGCCTAACATAACGTAGCATACATTCCAAACAGAGACTTCCAAAACAAGTAGTCAACTCGTCAAGATTTCAATGACCTGTTCTCCAGCCAAATTAATTAAAACCATCCATCAATCCtttgttttcttcatttctgcagAAAGTGAAGCAGTCAAATTCCAACTAAATCTTGCCTTATTTTGGGAAGGCAAATGTTTGTTTTATGAGATTCAGACAGTCAAGGTGGACGAGAGGAGCGAGTCTCTGTCTAACTACTCTAACCGCGGGCAAGGGGGGGGGGTCCTTGAGGAAAGCTCACTTCGCAGATTGTTTAGTTTCATCGAAGAAGGTATGAGTTGGGATGGTCCTTCAACAGAACCTTACTTCCTGCATCAACTTAGGGGTGGACTGTAACCAAGTAACAAAGAAGCTTCAGCATGCATACGGTGACATATAAAGACAATCAATAAGAAGTGCAAGTTGGGCAAGGGTAGTTCCGGCCACAGCAATATGAACACAATCAGTATTGAAATAATGAAAATTGGCCACTAAGAACTGAAGAATTTCATGCATACATGTATCATATTATTCAATTTCTTAATAATCAAATTCTGATTCTTCCTGCACTAAAGGAAGATATGATCATCATACCTTTGCCCCGTACCTTTCTTTTAACTCCATGTTCCCACCAGTGTGATCATAGTGATGGTGAGTGTTCAATATATAAGTCAAATTCCGATTGTTCCTGTCCAATGCATCTATCACAGGTACAGCTTCTGAAGGATCAACTACTCCAACAGTCCCAGTATCTGTGTCATGTATTAAGTATGCATAGTTGTCCCTAAGGCATGGTATCTGATCACAAGAAACAGCAAGACGAATTACAAACGAGCAAATTTGCAAACAATCAACTACAAATGTTACTATATGTTCACCAGCTAACGTTCTGAAAACCAATGAAGAGGGCACTAGGAGCCTTATTTCATGAAAAGGCACAATTTTGGGCTAATTACTACAAACACAATTTGATACCAATTTCAGTACAAAATGCACAGGGCTACAACTGCATCCAACAACCTCTAATTAGATTCCAAGCAATATAGGACGGTCTGAATACATCTTTATCAACCCTCTGAAAAGAAGTGGAGCTCACCAATTCAATTTGGAGGGTGGAGGACATATTGTTAATGCTGCAAAAACGAGAAACACCAAGAGTTCTGCTACTAACTCCACGCAATGTTTTGAATGGCATCGAGAACAACCGCATCAATCCATACACAAGATTCTTTCTAATGCTCAGTTGCGCCATCCCTGGCCATACGCCAAGTGACCCCTTCCCCGCCGTCTATTATCATTAATAAGATCCAATCATCCAACCAACGAAACAGATAGTACAACTAATTAACAATAATCACAAatcaaaaagaataaaatatcacagaaaCAAAGAAGCATTCAATCTAGAGTCTAGAGGCACTGAATAGAATATAAGATCTTGCAATTATACTGACgaaaaaaaaatcccattaATTTACCTTCTCAGTGACTACATGATTAAAACTCATACCTTTTTCAATAATCTCATTAGAAAAATGCATTAtccattaaaaaataataattatagaTACAAAGAAATATTCATACTAGAGCATAGAGGTATTATATCTATCGTTAAAAAAcaatgttgaaaaaaaaagaagttaaaaTCACGCCTTTCTCCAGTAAAGTGTTAATATTtatttcatcttcttctttcAAGCATTTTTACAATATTTGGgggtaaagaaaaacaaaaggctaaaactcaaaaaaaaaggattaaaaagaaaagaaacagttCGATTCCGTCTTTTCTGGATTTCGTTACAATTTCGTTTTCATTATTTCTTTGCCTTTcacttaaaataaataaattctccTCTACATAGATTAAACTTTCCCAGTCTCCAATCTTATAGCTCAAACCCTAATTATCAGTTCTGAAATCATAAAACAGTaagaaatatgaaaaattagaaaagatTTCATTTTGTCTAATTTGTTTTTGTCCAgttaaaaaaaagatgaacgaagaAGTACAGAGATAGTGGAGGAGAGAAACAAACCGCGGAACGAGGGAAAGAGGAGGCCGCCATGGCAGAGGCAGAGGGAAGAAGGACTCTACAAGAAGAGATCATTTGCATATTAtcatcatttttattatttccatttttctcattttctttctaTCTATAACAGAGCGAGTTCGAGAGCAGAGAGAACCGGGGGAGTTGGGGTTGGGGGAACATATCTTATAGTACACGCTTATcgaataattaattttttttttttccagcaaTGTTTATTCGGCGGAAAAGAGTTTACCcgcccaaaaaacaaaaaaaaatggaaaacacgTCTAAGCGATAAATACCTGCACAGCAaggtaaaaaagaaaagggaaatttgttaaattggtccctaacattttcataaaaaaaaattttagcccctaacatttaaaatcagccaGAATAGTTcctaacatataaattatgagCCAGTTTGATCCTAATGCTCGTATTTGCTCCTATTTCAGGCTAAAAATAGCACACCGGCATAATTTTAAACGCAAAATCGGAAACATTCGTTAATCCCTAATTTTGCATCCCTCAAACTCTTCCACCATTTCTTCAATTGGTTCTCAACCTACTGCTAGTTCataatttcttcttcttatttatTCTACAGATCTGTGCTGTCAAGAAGCCTCCCAACCATCTGTAtatttcttcaaaatttccaCCATCTTTTGCTGCAATGCTTCTTCATAACTACATTTTCAGGGGTCTCAGTCCATCTGAAAGGAGCTACTGGATCTTTTGTTTGCACCGAGTAATGAACCCATCATCTCTGCTCTTTGGAACGTCATCCGTTCTTGGTTAATGGGTTCGGGATTAATACTGCGCATAATTAGCCTCTGGATCTTTTCCTGTCACTTTGCTCTCCCCTCCTTTTGCCTCGTCCAACGTATCTGTAGCATTCTGGCAGAGCTGAGGAGGACTTTCTGGGGTTGATAATGATTATCTGTCGCTGTACACAGAGTCAAGAGACGTGATGATTGTGGTTCCAGAGAATAGAATTCGTTTTGGTTGTTCTGGAGCGCATTTTCAAGCTCCTTGATACGTGCTACAAGTCTTGATTCTCTTAGCTTGTGCAACCATATACTCAACTCGCGAGGACCAATTGAAGAAGCGGTGGAAGAGTTTGAGGGATGCAAAATTAGGGATTAACGAATGTTTCCGATTTTGCCCTTGAAATTATGTCGGTGTGCTATTTTTAGCCGGAAAAAAGAGCAAATACGAGTATTAAAACCAAACTGActcataatttatatgttaggAACTATTCTagctgattttaaatgttagggactaaaaaagtttttttgtgaaaatgtcAGGAACCAATGTGGCAAATttcccaaaagaaaaagaaaaaaaaagtgaaccatCTTTCTCTTTCCCAAAAAAGTCTAGAAAAGGTAGAGTAGGAATTAACAAACGGTGAGAGAAATAGTTTAAAAGAAAACTGGAATTTAGCAAACgaaatgaagaggaaaaatgTCTGTAATAAATTTTTCAAGCGGTGAGAAGGACGGaaaatttaaacacataacTTTTAAGTTTTGAAACATCTACGTTAAACATTAGATTAAGGgtcattttcattattattattatagctGTTAAAATTAGATATTACCTATCTAGAACTAGGACTTAATCTTAATATTAATCCATAACGATCAAAGTCGAATCATGACTCTACTATTAGTGAAGCAAATTCAATGAAACAATAACTAGTGACCATCTCATGTTTTGATTATCATTTTTAGgagttttttatttaaaaaatatatattgtgACGTTTTAATGTATATGATGTAAAAATATGattgaaaatattttataaaaaatataaaaattttcctgCAAGAAACTACAATACAGACAAGGCTGGCATTAGATAAAATCCTTCTCCATGGAACATCTTTTACTATCTTGTACAAATGACGTGTCTGGGAGAGATACAATTGCCAGCATAAAACGCCACCCACTAAATGACGGAAATAGTAACTCAAGTTTGATGAAAATTGTTTTAGTTCATCACATGTGAAAGATGCAAAATGGttcaaaatgcaatcctaacATAAGTTCTGAGTTCTCACTTAGATCAGCCAAGTTGGGACTAAATTAATCAATTTACATATATGAGGCCCATCTTACAACATATTTTAATTTgagaattttctaatttttttttaatgtgagGGATCATCTTCTTGATTTTTATGAATGACTTATTATATAGTTtgattattttgaattttgaattgaaCTATACAAAAAGAATGACATTAAAAAAccatttgaaaatttaaaaaagaaagctaaacaatatatatatatcaataaaCATAAAGGAAAAATACAATGAAAAAGGAATATGCTCATCACAAAATTGTGTAAAACTGCAATTCTAAACAATTAAgcaaaatttacattttttgtttGAATTAGTATACCTTTTCCTAAAAATTATCCACCCTTATTTATTACTAAATCTTTCTTTTAAACATTTTTCTTCACTATTACTTTATTCTATCACTCGGAAGGAGATTGTTTATTACTTATTACCAAAATTATGGTCTTTGATGTTTTTTGTTGTCGCATAGTGGTTTGAAACTTTTATTGTAAAATTTGCTTTGAAATATGACAAATCCTAATACAAACTTTCTCTTATACTTTTCATTTGTACTTTATTTTTTGTACggtctctttttctttaatttgttttaagATGGTGACCTTAGCATTGATCTTGCCACAAAAAATTGCTTTTCAGTGTCATttaagttttaaatatttagttACAAAAAATGACAAACTATCTCAATCACCCACACTAAAAATGATACAAAAGAGTATTTGGAttataaattatttgagataattttgtaaaaaaatactgtagcacttttttgatatgatgtatgtgaaataaaaaggtaattagAAAATGTGTTGATGATCCAAACAAATCAGTACGtgtaaataaagtgaaataatGGACGATTCAAACACACTCAGTTCTTCCCACTCAAGGTGGCAATTCAAGGTTCAAGAAAATCATAGGAAAGAAATCAGTCAAAATTACATTTTGGGACCATATTACTACATTTTACATATTTGAGTGACCATGTTACATCATTTTAATACAAGGAATTTAaggtaaaaaaaattagaaaatgtcAGTGATCATTTTCGTCATGTTGCCCTTTAAACGTGTAACAATAACAAGTTTGTATTAGTTCAAGTTGGAGAAACAAACTCAAAAATATTCTAGACAATGGTGACAAAATTTTGGGGTCCTACCATAATTTCTGAAAAAGACAAGGGCTTGTGGATTAAAGTCCTCTTAAATTTACAAAACGGTGAGTGGTGTGGTGATGGCACATGCTACATGGATTTGAGGCCATTATTACACGTGGGACAAATGATCACCTCGAAGACTCCACACTTGGGTAGGACCACGATATCAACTGGTGTGGGGCCTTCAATGTTGGAATTGGACCCACTTTCGTTTCCCTTTAGGTGCTTTACACCAGATAATGACATCAGTTCGATAATCCTCCGCTTTAAGCACGTAGGCTAAATTTTAGCCTACTTAATtgaatgaattaatttttttgtcaGAAGAatgaattaataaattttaaaattttactaaTGTTGTATCCGTCGAGATCAAATAATACAGAAATTAAGTTAATTGGAAAGGATGGAATAAAATTCATCTTAGAGTCACCATATTCTAATCCTCTTTCCTCCCTTCTCCCTTTTATATagatgattctttttttttattatatgaaTGATAAAAGAGTTGAATAGTTTCGATTTCATTCACTGTCATGATacttttataataatttttatatttctttttttgttgttgtatttttttaaatgattCTGTAATTCTCTACTGCAtataattttttgtaatatgTGTCTAAATGTGTTTCAAAGGCCAtagttccttttttttctcttttgtaattttattgttgcaaacattttttttgttttaatcatTAGCCAGTCTTACCAAATTCTTCaaacaaattgaaaaaaaaatcaaaaaaatcaaataaacagcaCCCCAAGATATTGGTGTGATGCTAATACGTGTATGATTTATATTTGCTTATTTAATATTGTAGAAGTACAAAAaggaaatgcaaaccaaaattTAGAAAGAAAGCAACTCTAGCTAGCAGTAATTAATTAGTCTAGCATGGAATTTGGATTTATTTGCTTGCAAtgtacaaaaaaggaaaaataaaaattaagaacaCGAAGTGGGACAGGTAAGTCTAGTCCAATATCTGTACAgcaaatggaaaaggtatccTTTAAGAGTTGCTTTTCAACCTCCTTTATGCCTTCACTCAATTGAAATGATAACGTTATATCCAATATACCAACCTTTTCACAAGTTAGATTTCATTTTACTGAAACAACTCACTTTTGCCTCTCCACTTTTTGGCCATAAAGTATAACGGTGTAAACGGATCTAAACAAATATGAACacaattttttttggttatttggATGAGCTTAAAATTATGCTGGAATTTGACTTGTTTACTTCTTAAGTCAAGGTTTATTACGAACACAAGTTTAAGGTTTATTATGAACAcaagtttatttgattattttgtaaACAAATCTAAACAAATATGAACAcgagtttatttgattattttgatgAGCTTAAAATTATGTTCAAATTTGGCTTGTTCACTTCTTGAGTTAAGGTTGAATGAGCTTTTATGTATTCCAGTTCAagtattttgaatatttttatatgtaaaatttcatttttatgctaatcgagccgagtttGAACCAAATTTAAAAGTTTATTAAACACAAAATGTTATTCAACCATAGTTTGACTAGTTAGTGAACTAAACTTGAACAAACTTGTTAGCTCTAGTGCAACCTTGACAAGGAGTGGAGTTTAAAAAGATAAAgcagaaattaaattcaaattcaagagTCACTTGTGAAAATaaacgaataggaaaaaaaagatCAAACATAAACGATTTATAGCGGTCCGGCCACCCTTCTTGAGCCTACATCCATTCCTGAACTTTTTTCAGGTCTCCCGTTTCTCCACTAAGTGTCTCTTTACAAATTAGGTGAAACAGTAACTGAAGTACATTGGTGGCGGAAAAGACCTTAATGTCCTTAATCCTTTAGTTTTGATGGTTAGCAAAACAAATGATAAAATAGCTAATGGTTTAAATGAGTTTTATGATAGACTACACTCAAGGATACAAGAATTGCACCatcagaaaagagaaaaaagaaaaagaaaaatgagccaaAAGCTAGAAAATGAGCTCCACTAAGTGTCTCTTTACAAATTAGGTGAAACAATAACCGAAGTACATTGGTGGTAGAATCAAACTCACACCATAAATATGCAAGAGAAATGTAGCCGGTCtatagttcaaccgctacaagagaaatgtagccggtctacaaACATACACATAAATATGCAAGTCCGCATGTAGGATCAATTAATTCAAGTTCATGGAGGTTGAGTGCGAATAAGGACACATTCGGCTCGCCATAATCAAGTCACAGTAATGTCCAACAATCCACATTCTCAAGCATTCCCAGTACTTCAAATCAATATACAGGTCACatacaaatcaagttacttgttcatgcataaatgagatatcaagtgtttagtcaaGTCAGGTCAATTGAGTGTGCTCTTATGTACACTCAATATATCATGTTTCaa
This Coffea arabica cultivar ET-39 chromosome 3e, Coffea Arabica ET-39 HiFi, whole genome shotgun sequence DNA region includes the following protein-coding sequences:
- the LOC113736733 gene encoding probable hydroxyacylglutathione hydrolase 2, chloroplastic isoform X2; this translates as MQMISSCRVLLPSASAMAASSFPRSATAGKGSLGVWPGMAQLSIRKNLVYGLMRLFSMPFKTLRGVSSRTLGVSRFCSINNMSSTLQIELIPCLRDNYAYLIHDTDTGTVGVVDPSEAVPVIDALDRNNRNLTYILNTHHHYDHTGGNMELKERYGAKVIGSGVDQDRIPGIDIALNDGDNWKFASHEVLIMDTPGHTRGHISFYFPGSKSIFTGDTLFSLSCGKLFEGTPAEMLSSLRKIMSLPDDTTIYCGHEYTQSNSKFALSIEPGNKELQSYAAEVNHLRDKGMPTLCLNV